One stretch of Bombina bombina isolate aBomBom1 chromosome 7, aBomBom1.pri, whole genome shotgun sequence DNA includes these proteins:
- the LOC128666381 gene encoding coagulation factor X-like produces MEKKLLFVLGICILVILCSNTGRVSASMEKSTASQFLGKIKRKRSLHEECYVENCNYEEVLESLGNRRAADAYWNQKNGK; encoded by the exons ATGGAGAAGAAACTGCTGTTTGTTCTGGGAATCTGTATTCTGGTGATTCTTTGTTCCAATACAGGGAGAG TTTCAGCATCTATGGAGAAGTCTACGGCATCACAgtttttgggaaaaattaaaagaaaacgcTCTTTACATGAAGAATGTTATGTGGAAAATTGTAATTATGAGGAAGTTCTGGAGTCTCTTGGAAACCGTAGAGCTGCT GATGCTTACTGGAATCAAAAGAATGGAAAATGA